In one window of Saccharomyces paradoxus chromosome VII, complete sequence DNA:
- the ZIP2 gene encoding Zip2p (Meiosis-specific protein~similar to YGL249W) — protein MIIGRWEVKLSQYSQDVGGYSALSGSLKENIKLGRRAQKYLKELRTLQLKPLEIGRSEKCGMTNGDKYFLDVIHITSQREKMGINVDKTWNVTNLENYNKEELKYELFREKLKVEKQDMSFFKWMKSLSVELYFPLQQTANHRLADGNIRSGWFNIPLLRKSRPRKKIPYPSLRHMPSALEVRYNRLTEEKLNFCVLFSDKPLSDWKPRFFEQTYDRFLLRLIPPENTPKYKSRSSKYDIKISPQSWVVKVPEHDRELDIFEGSYDKLFDAHFNKLEFFKIRTKKLKRNRLVKKNIHGIWRLEKEDLKDLVWDPLKKISNHSRGTIFEHETINEEVYSIKPKRLTFQELDSGSLDLIDNQKKTFGTIKLAMRISNEKKIEDFSFEGSERNDVTANETQEFHQNDRLSSEGDINTSLAPQKRSFIDNELMSMLVTKKKKKKAQGNP, from the coding sequence ATGATTATTGGACGCTGGGAAGTAAAGTTATCTCAATATAGCCAAGATGTGGGCGGCTATTCTGCTCTGTCAGGAAGcttgaaagaaaacatcaaaCTGGGAAGACGAGcacaaaaatatttgaaagagTTGAGAACTTTGCAACTTAAGCCACTGGAGATCGGGAGGTCTGAAAAGTGCGGCATGACCAATGGTGATAAGTATTTTTTGGACGTAATCCACATCACCTctcaaagagaaaaaatgggTATAAACGTTGACAAAACATGGAATGTGACTAATCTTGAGAATTATAACAAAGAAGAACTGAAGTATGAGCTATTCAGGGAAAAGTTGAAAGTCGAAAAACAGGACATgtcatttttcaagtgGATGAAAAGTCTTTCAGTTGAATTGtattttcctcttcaacAGACAGCGAACCACAGATTGGCAGACGGTAATATAAGGTCAGGATGGTTTAATATTCCACTTCTCAGAAAAAGTAGgccaaggaaaaaaataccatATCCAAGTTTAAGACACATGCCCTCTGCCCTTGAAGTACGATACAACAGACTAACGGAGGAAAAGTTGAACTTTTGTGTCTTATTTTCTGATAAACCACTGTCAGACTGGAAGCCCCGATTTTTCGAGCAAACTTACGATAGGTTCCTTTTGCGACTAATCCCACCTGAAAACACCCCAAAGTATAAGAGCAGGAGCAGTAAGTACGATATCAAGATTAGCCCGCAAAGCTGGGTAGTGAAAGTCCCCGAACACGATCGAGagcttgatatttttgagGGAAGTTATGATAAACTCTTTGATGCCCATTTTAATAAActagaatttttcaaaataagaacgaagaagctgaaaagaaacaggTTAGTTAAGAAGAATATTCATGGAATATGGCgtcttgaaaaagaagatttgaagGATTTAGTATGGGATcctctgaaaaaaatcagcaACCATTCTAGGGGTACAATATTTGAACATGAAACCATAAATGAAGAAGTCTATTCAATTAAACCGAAGAGGTTAACATTTCAAGAATTAGATTCCGGCTCCCTTGACCTCATTGataatcaaaaaaagacgTTTGGCACTATCAAGCTTGCAATGAGAATatctaatgaaaaaaaaattgaagactTTTCATTTGAAGGAAGCGAAAGAAATGATGTGACAGCTAATGAAACTCAAGAATTCCATCAAAATGATCGTCTTTCATCTGAGGGGGATATTAATACCTCGTTAGCTCCTCAAAAGAGATCTTTCATCGATAACGAATTAATGTCTATGTTAgtcaccaaaaaaaaaaaaaaaaaagcacaaGGGAATCCATAG
- the BRR6 gene encoding Brr6p (Essential nuclear envelope integral membrane protein~similar to YGL247W), whose amino-acid sequence MELRNVSRRTDGVLANQRLESGGVLEGELQQDARLTRQSIWLSPSLIAEYIQLLFNFIIGIIGLSLAIKFILMIRKDVNLKLEHEVREALDKIATCKLKYFKNQCEPHMRVPALEVRCNEWSKCMNDEVMPGSDYQWAKAWARTLAEVINAFFEAFSIRSFLFILISVVGIIFVTNTSFGSYRVYLNHKDTKPVRNA is encoded by the coding sequence ATGGAACTCCGAAATGTTTCCAGACGGACTGATGGTGTGCTTGCCAACCAAAGGTTAGAAAGTGGCGGTGTATTGGAGGGCGAACTTCAGCAGGATGCTAGATTAACTAGACAAAGCATTTGGTTAAGCCCAAGTTTGATTGCAGAGTATATCCAGcttcttttcaactttaTTATAGGAATTATAGGTCTGTCTCTTGCTATTAAATTCATTCTGATGATAAGAAAAGATGTTAACTTAAAACTGGAGCATGAAGTTAGAGAAGCGTTAGATAAAATTGCAACTTGTAAATTAAAATACTTTAAAAACCAGTGCGAACCTCATATGAGGGTCCCAGCATTGGAAGTACGCTGTAATGAATGGTCAAAATGCATGAATGATGAAGTAATGCCTGGTTCCGATTATCAGTGGGCTAAAGCATGGGCTCGTACTCTGGCTGAGGTAATAAATGCTTTCTTTGAGGCGTTCAGTATACGatccttccttttcattttgattaGCGTCGTTGGTATAATATTTGTGACTAATACGAGCTTTGGATCGTACAGAGTTTATCTCAATCATAAAGATACAAAACCGGTTCGCAATGCATAG
- the RAI1 gene encoding decapping nuclease (Nuclear protein with decapping endonuclease activity~similar to YGL246C), with protein sequence MGVSANLFVKQRGSTTALKQPKEVGFYSRTKDEEYLVSDDTNLNYYYLPDAELDKKLDLSAGFQKFKDYYKDFEDRCSLRGLLETIESSERHKGKKINADIITFRGIARKLISCAFDSPSFNAVDLRIVSFNGQLFIKEVPETINAAKVSSTTGAGHNINQDLNVFTGYKFETLATLSNPLQYTPREVIEKRAKRIVAHGDEYISVVRTGVGNCKLILGAEVDCIFDFKENGRDNLKHYAELKCTQQVTNVSDTHKFERKLFRTWLQCFLVGIPRIIYGFKDDHYVLKTVEEFSTEEVPVLLKNNNPQMGSTCLEAIKWYGLLTEWLLKMIPRDEDPHAQIRAFKLVFQNNHLSLSEIEENDEEYSSLVNGEHILTNGFKEWRKSLK encoded by the coding sequence ATGGGTGTTAGCGCAAATTTGTTCGTAAAGCAAAGAGGATCGACAACAGCTCTGAAGCAGCCAAAGGAAGTAGGATTCTACTCAAGAACCAAGGATGAAGAATACTTAGTTAGTGATGATACAAATTTGAATTACTACTATCTCCCGGACGCTGAATTAGACAAGAAATTGGATCTTTCGGCGGGATTTCAGAAGTTTAAGGATTATTATAaggattttgaagataGGTGTTCCTTACGAGGACTATTAGAGACCATAGAAAGCTCTGAAAGGCATAAggggaaaaaaatcaatgcAGATATTATTACCTTTAGAGGAATCGCGAGGAAGTTAATTTCATGCGCATTTGACTCTCCATCTTTTAATGCAGTTGATCTTCGTATTGTTTCGTTCAATGGTCAACTTTTCATCAAGGAAGTGCCTGAAACTATCAATGCAGCTAAAGTATCCTCTACTACTGGTGCGGGGCATAATATTAATCAAGATTTAAATGTATTTACAGGCTACAAGTTTGAGACTTTGGCTACACTTTCTAATCCGCTGCAGTATACACCTCGTGAAGTGATAGAAAAGAGGGCTAAAAGGATTGTGGCGCATGGGGATGAATACATTAGCGTTGTGAGAACTGGTGTAGGTAACTGCAAATTAATTCTTGGTGCTGAAGTAGATTGTATATTTGACTTCAAAGAGAACGGTAGAGATAATTTGAAACATTATGCTGAATTGAAGTGCACACAGCAAGTTACGAACGTATCGGACACGCATAAGTTTGAGCGTAAGCTGTTTCGAACTTGGCTGCAATGCTTTTTGGTCGGCATCCCAAGGATCATATATGGATTCAAAGACGACCATTATGTACTAAAAACTGTAGAAGAATTTTCAACGGAGGAAGTACCTGTCTTATTGAAGAACAATAATCCGCAAATGGGAAGCACATGCTTAGAAGCCATTAAATGGTATGGTCTCCTTACTGAGTGgcttttgaagatgatacCAAGGGACGAGGATCCCCATGCTCAAATAAGAGCATTTAAGTTGGTCTTCCAAAATAACCACCTGAGTTTATccgaaattgaagaaaatgatgaagagtaTTCAAGTTTGGTTAATGGAGAACATATATTAACGAACGGGTTTAAGGAATGGAGAAAATCGCTGAAATAA
- the RTF1 gene encoding RNA polymerase-associated protein (Subunit of RNAPII-associated chromatin remodeling Paf1 complex~similar to YGL244W), translated as MSDLDEDLLALAGADESEEEDQVLTTTSAKRAKNNDQSLSKKRRIEVGSAEDDEEEDDYNPFSVGNAGYGSEEEEENPFPLEGKYKDESDREHLESLPEMERETLLFERSQIMQKYQERKLFRARGRDMKEQQQRAKNDEDSRKTRASTRSTHATGHSDIKASKLSQLKKQRARKNRHYSDNEDEDDEEEYREDDYKDDEGSEYGDDEEYNPFDRGDIYDKREEVEWAEEEDELDREPDISDFNKLRIGRSFVAKFCFYPGFEDVVKGCYGRVNVGTDKRTGKTSYRMVRIERVFLQKPYNMGKFYTNQYFGVTQGKDRKVFQMNYFSDGLFADDEYQRYLRALDNSQMIKPSLHSLSNKTKEVVDFVNTPLTDKTTDEVVRHRMQFNKKLSGTNAVLEKTVLRGKLQYAKETNNEKDIAKYSAQLRNFEKRMSVYEKHHENDQSDIKKLGELTSKNRKLNMSNIRNAEHVKKEDSNNFDSKSDPFSRLKTRTKVYYQEIQKEENAKAKEIAQQEKLQEDKDAKDKRERELLVAQFRRLGGLERMISELDIKFDFKF; from the coding sequence ATGTCTGACTTAGATGAGGATTTGTTAGCTTTGGCAGGTGCCGACgaatctgaagaagaagatcaaGTTCTGACCACTACATCCGCCAAAAGGGCTAAAAACAATGACCAATCTCTTTCTAAAAAGAGGAGGATTGAAGTCGGCAGTGCAGAGGATGACGAGGAAGAGGACGATTATAATCCTTTCTCTGTAGGTAATGCAGGCTACGGATCcgaggaagaagaagaaaatccGTTTCCCTTAGAAGGAAAGTACAAGGATGAAAGTGACAGGGAACACTTGGAGTCCTTACCTGAAATGGAACGTGAGACCCTATTATTTGAGAGATCTCAGATTATGCAGAAGTACCAGGAGAGGAAACTTTTTAGAGCACGTGGGAGAGATATGaaagaacaacaacaaagagCCAAGAACGACGAAGATTCCAGAAAGACCAGGGCCTCTACTAGATCAACCCATGCTACCGGGCATTCTGATATCAAGGCTTCAAAACTTTCGCAACTAAAGAAACAGAGAGCGAGGAAAAATCGTCACTACAGCGACAACGAGGACgaagacgatgaagaagaatacaGGGAAGATGACTACAAGGACGATGAAGGGAGCGAATACggagatgatgaagaatacaATCCATTTGATAGAGGGGATATATACGATAAGAGGGAGGAAGTAGAGTGGgctgaagaggaagatgagCTGGACAGAGAGCCTGATATTTCTGATTTCAACAAACTAAGGATTGGTCGTTCATTTGTAGCaaagttttgtttttatccTGGGTTTGAGGATGTGGTCAAAGGTTGTTATGGTAGAGTCAACGTTGGCACAGATAAACGTACCGGCAAAACTTCTTACCGTATGGTGAGAATTGAGAGAgttttcttgcaaaaaCCTTACAATATGGGTAAGTTTTATACTAACCAGTATTTTGGTGTTACTCAAGGTAAAGATAGGAAGGTTTTCCAAATGAATTATTTTAGTGATGGTTTGTTTGCCGATGACGAATACCAAAGATATCTCAGGGCATTGGATAATTCACAAATGATTAAACCTTCTTTGCATTCTTTGAGTAACAAAACGAAAGAAGTTGTGGATTTTGTCAATACGCCATTGACTGATAAAACTACGGATGAGGTTGTTCGTCATAGGATGcaatttaataaaaaactatCAGGTACGAACGCAGTGTTAGAGAAAACTGTATTGAGAGGAAAATTACAGTACGCTAAGGAGactaataatgaaaaagacATCGCAAAATACTCCGCTCAGTTAAGGAACTTTGAGAAACGAATGTCTGTATACGAGAAGCATCATGAGAATGACCAATctgatattaaaaaattaggGGAATTGACCTCTAAGAATagaaaattgaatatgAGTAACATCAGGAATGCAGAGCAtgtgaagaaagaagatagCAATAACTTCGATTCAAAGAGTGATCCTTTCAGCAGGCTAAAAACCAGGACGAAAGTTTATTATCAGGAGATtcaaaaagaggaaaacgCAAAAGCTAAAGAAATTGCACAACAAGAGAAACTacaagaagataaagatgCTAAAGATAAGCGTGAGAGAGAGCTACTTGTGGCGCAATTCAGACGCCTTGGTGGGTTAGAGCGCATGATTAGTGAATTGGACATCAAATTTGACTTTAAATTTTAG
- the PDE1 gene encoding 3',5'-cyclic-nucleotide phosphodiesterase PDE1 (Low-affinity cyclic AMP phosphodiesterase~similar to YGL248W) gives MVVFEITILGANGGPTEYGTQCFILKPARTEDPELIAVDGGAGMCQLREMLVQGRNDNEGDDEFVPSFYEHDREPIEFFVDSKLDIQKGLSKSLLQSLKRQGDHFESANTTKKTYKVFQGITDYYITHPHLDHINGLVVNSPSIYEQENSKKKTIWGLPHTIDVLQKHVFNDLLWPDLTAERSEKLKLRCLNPKEVQKCTIFPWDVIPFKVHHGIGVKTGTPVYSTFYIFRDRKSKDCIIVCGDVEQDRRESEESLLEEFWSYVAENIPLVHLKGILVECSCPLSSKPEQLYGHLSPIYLINELSNLNTLYNSSKGLSGLNVIVTHVKTTPVKRDPRLTILEELRFLAEERNLGDLRISIALEGHTLFL, from the coding sequence ATGGTTGTATTCGAAATAACTATACTTGGGGCCAATGGAGGACCCACTGAATACGGAACTCAGTGCTTTATCCTTAAGCCTGCTAGAACAGAAGATCCAGAATTAATAGCCGTAGATGGCGGTGCTGGAATGTGTCAGTTACGGGAAATGTTGGTCCAAGGGCGGAATGACAATGAAGGCGATGACGAGTTTGTTCCAAGTTTCTATGAACATGATCGAGAGCCCatagaattttttgttgattCCAAACTGGACATACAAAAGGGTTTATCCAAGTCTTTGCTACAATCATTAAAGAGACAGGGGGACCATTTTGAAAGCGCCaatacaacaaaaaaaacttataAGGTGTTTCAGGGAATTACCGACTACTATATTACCCATCCCCATTTAGATCATATTAATGGATTAGTAGTAAACTCCCCCTCAATATACGAGCAAGAAAAcagtaaaaagaaaactataTGGGGATTACCGCACACTATTGACGTCTTGCAAAAGCATGTCTTTAACGACTTACTTTGGCCAGATTTAACAGCTGAACGCTCggaaaaattgaagctAAGGTGCTTGAATCCGAAGGAAGTTCAAAAGTGCACTATTTTTCCTTGGGATGTAATACCATTCAAGGTTCATCACGGGATAGGTGTCAAAACTGGCACGCCGGTATACAGCACCTTTTATATCTTCAGAGACAGAAAAAGTAAAGACTGTATAATAGTTTGCGGAGATGTTGAACAGGACCGCAGAGAATCTGAAGAATCTTTACTCGAAGAATTTTGGTCTTACGTCGCGGAGAATATACCGCTTGTACATCTCAAGGGTATATTAGTGGAATGTTCCTGCCCGTTGTCTTCCAAGCCTGAACAGTTGTATGGTCATCTATCTCCAATATATTTAATCAATGAATTATCCAATTTGAACACTTTATACAACAGTAGTAAAGGATTGAGTGGATTGAATGTTATTGTTACTCACGTTAAGACAACGCCTGTTAAAAGAGATCCAAGACTAACCATACTTGAAGAGTTACGATTTTTAGCTGAGGAGAGGAACCTAGGAGACTTGAGGATATCTATTGCTCTAGAAGGCCACACTTTGTTTCTATGA
- the TAD1 gene encoding tRNA-specific adenosine deaminase (tRNA-specific adenosine deaminase~similar to YGL243W), with protein sequence MYNRPFNMQSEDELGEKISTRVINEYSKLKSICRPATRPSGIKEWTILAGVAAINKDGGANNIEVLSIATGVKALPDSELQRSGGRILHDCHAEILALRGANTVLLNRIKNYNPSNGDDFIQNNDELPARFKLKKNWELALYISRLPCGDASMNFLNDNCKNDDFVKIEDNDAFQYVDPRVKTILRGRLNFNRKNVVRTKPGRYDSNITLSKSCSDKLLIKRLSSVLNSLNYELFEKPVFLKYIVIPGLEDETKSYLKQSFHYRLPSPDHEIEFLDCLTPFYDDKMDEEDVPSLMCSVKLFMNDFSIEEAILNGVRNGFYTKSSKPLRKRCQSQISRFAQWELFKQIRPEYKGMSYLQFKSCQKKRTQLIIAIKNILSPDGWIPTRTDDVK encoded by the coding sequence ATGTACAACAGGCCTTTCAATATGCAAAGCGAGGATGAATTGGGTGAAAAAATATCGACAAGAGTGATCAATGAATATTCAAAGCTAAAATCTATCTGCAGGCCAGCGACTAGGCCTTCAGGTATTAAAGAGTGGACAATATTGGCAGGTGTTGCAGCTATTAACAAAGATGGTGGTGCGAATAATATAGAGGTGCTTTCTATAGCTACTGGTGTGAAGGCTTTGCCAGATTCAGAATTACAAAGAAGTGGAGGGAGAATTCTACATGACTGTCATGCGGAGATACTGGCATTAAGAGGTGCTAATACAGTTTTACTTAATCGTATTAAAAACTATAATCCATCAAATGGTGACGACttcattcaaaataatgaCGAACTACCTGCCAGATtcaagttgaaaaaaaactgggAGTTGGCATTATACATATCGAGATTGCCCTGTGGTGATGCCAGTATGAATTTCCTAAATGATAATTGCAAAAATGATGATTTCGTCAAAATAGAGGATAACGACGCATTCCAATATGTCGACCCCAGGGTGAAAACAATATTAAGGGGGCGTTTGAATTTCAATAGGAAAAATGTCGTTAGGACTAAACCGGGAAGATATGATTCAAATATCACTTTATCTAAATCCTGCTCTGATAAATTACTGATAAAACGGCTATCGTCGGTACTAAATTCTTTAAACTATGaactctttgaaaaacctGTATTTTTGAAGTATATTGTGATTCCTGGTTTAGAAGATGAAACGAAAAGTTATCTGAAGCAGTCTTTCCACTATCGTCTGCCCAGTCCAGACCATGAAATTGAATTCCTGGATTGCCTCACACCTTTTTATGATGATAAAATGGATGAGGAGGATGTTCCTAGTCTGATGTGTAGTGTTAAGCTCTTTATGAATGACTTTAGTATTGAAGAAGCGATTCTTAATGGAGTGAGGAATGGATTTTATACTAAATCATCCAAACCACTGAGAAAGCGTTGCCAATCGCAAATAAGCCGGTTTGCACAATGGGAACTATTCAAGCAAATAAGACCAGAATATAAGGGCATGAGCTATTTGCAATTTAAATCTTgtcaaaaaaagagaacCCAATTAATTATTGCAATAAAGAACATCTTATCCCCCGATGGTTGGATACCCACCAGAACAGATGATGTGAAATAA
- the ANK1 gene encoding ankyrin repeat-containing protein ANK1 (similar to YGL242C) has product MDTEGASLSEQLLDAARRNNLDLLETVFDSLDNDAEKIAKLINESREPLGNTALHLCCKYGSWEVLDKILDQDGEIEIDPQNDVDGDTPLHVTVRYSQEEPEHGTFIARNLIEVGADPRVRNYNNQKPIDLVHGDELDELIDLLQGAELAIDSTNGLADNNEDGEMIDDGPSDDEGDDKK; this is encoded by the coding sequence atGGATACTGAAGGTGCCTCTTTAAGTGAACAATTGCTAGATGCAGCTAGAAGAAACAATTTGGATCTTTTGGAAACTGTATTTGATAGTTTAGATAACGATGCTGAGAAAATTGCAAAGCTAATTAACGAATCTAGAGAACCATTGGGGAACACTGCGTTGCACTTATGCTGTAAGTATGGATCTTGGGAAGTTCTGGACAAGATTCTCGACCAAGACGGTGAGATCGAGATAGACCCACAAAACGATGTTGATGGCGACACTCCGCTACACGTTACAGTTAGATACAGTCAAGAGGAACCTGAACATGGAACGTTTATTGCTAGGAACTTAATTGAAGTGGGTGCCGATCCTAGGGTGAGAAACTATAACAATCAAAAGCCAATTGATTTGGTTCATGGCGACGAACTGGATGAATTAATTGACCTTTTGCAGGGTGCCGAATTAGCCATTGACAGTACTAATGGCTTAGctgataacaatgaagATGGGGAAATGATAGATGATGGCCCATCTGATGACGAAGgagatgataaaaaatga
- the GUS1 gene encoding glutamate--tRNA ligase GUS1 (Glutamyl-tRNA synthetase (GluRS)~similar to YGL245W), translating into MPSTLTINGKAPIVAYAELIAARIVNALAPNSIAIELVDDKKAPAAKLDDATEDVFNKITGKFAAIFDNGDKEQVAKWVNLAQKELVVKNFAKLSQSLETLDSQLNLRTFILGGLKYSAADVACWGALRSNGMCGSIIKNKVDVNVSRWYTLLEMDPIFGEAHDFLSKSLLELKKSANVGKKKETHKANFEIDLPDAKIGEVVTRFPPEPSGYLHIGHAKAALLNQYFAQAYKGKLIIRFDDTNPSKEKEEFQDSILEDLDLLGIKGDRITYSSDYFQEMYDYCVQMIKDGKAYCDDTPTEKMREERMDGIASARRDRSVEENLRIFTEEMKNGTEEGLKNCVRAKIDYEALNKTLRDPVIYRCNLTPHHRTGSTWKIYPTYDFCVPIVDAIEGVTHALRTIEYRDRNAQYDWMLQALRLRKVHIWDFARINFVRTLLSKRKLQWMVDKELVGNWDDPRFPTVRGVRRRGMTVEGLRNFVLSQGPSRNVINLEWNLIWAFNKKVIDPIAPRHTAIVNPVKIHLEGSEAPQEPKVEMKPKHKKNPAVGEKKVIYYKDIVVDKDDADIINVDEEVTLMDWGNVIITKKNDDGSMVAKLNLEGDFKKTKHKLTWLADTKDVVPVDLVDFDHLITKDRLEEDESFEDFLTPQTEFHTDAIADLNVKDMKVGDIIQFERKGYYRLDALPKDGKPYVFFTIPDGKSVNKYGAKK; encoded by the coding sequence ATGCCATCCACCTTGACTATTAATGGAAAAGCCCCAATTGTGGCTTATGCTGAACTAATTGCTGCTCGTATTGTTAACGCGCTGGCTCCTAACTCCATAGCTATTGAGTTAGTCGACGATAAGAAAGCTCCTGCTGCCAAGCTAGATGATGCAACTGAAGATGTCTTTAACAAGATAACTGGTAAATTCGCTGCTATCTTTGATAATGGTGATAAGGAGCAAGTTGCTAAATGGGTTAATTTGGCTCAAAAGGAATTGGTTGTTAAAAACTTCGCTAAATTATCACAATCATTGGAAACACTGGATTCTCAATTGAACCTAAGAACCTTTATCCTTGGCGGCTTGAAGTACTCCGCTGCCGATGTAGCATGCTGGGGTGCTTTGAGATCTAATGGTATGTGCGGTTCCATCATTAAGAATAAGGTTGATGTCAACGTTTCTCGTTGGTACACTTTGTTAGAAATGGATCCAATCTTTGGTGAAGCTCACGATTTCTTGAGCAAATCTTTACtggaattgaagaaaagtgCTAATGTGggtaagaagaaggaaaccCACAAGGCcaactttgaaattgatttgCCGGATGCCAAAATTGGTGAAGTCGTTACTCGTTTCCCACCTGAACCTTCTGGATATTTACATATTGGACATGCTAAAGCTGCCTTATTGAACCAATATTTTGCTCAAGCTTACAAGGGTAAATTGATTATCAGATTTGATGACACCAACCcatcaaaggaaaaggaagaattCCAAGATTCTATTTTGGAAGATTTAGATTTATTAGGAATCAAGGGTGATAGAATAACCTACTCATCCGATTACTTCCAAGAAATGTATGACTACTGTGTCCAAATGATCAAGGATGGTAAAGCTTACTGTGACGACACTCCAACTGAAAAGATGAGAGAGGAACGTATGGATGGTATTGCTTCAGCCAGAAGAGACCGTtctgttgaagaaaatctaAGGATCTTTACCGAAGAAATGAAGAACGGTACTGAAGAAGGTTTGAAAAACTGTGTTCGTGCAAAGATCGATTACGAAGCTTTGAACAAGACTTTGAGAGATCCTGTCATTTACAGATGTAACTTGACTCCTCACCACAGAACTGGTTCGACTTGGAAGATCTATCCAACCTATGATTTCTGTGTCCCAATTGTTGATGCTATTGAAGGTGTTACTCACGCTTTACGTACCATTGAATATAGAGACCGTAATGCTCAATATGATTGGATGTTACAAGCTTTGCGTTTGAGAAAAGTCCATATCTGGGATTTTGCTCGTATTAATTTCGTTAGAACTTTGTTATCCAAGAGAAAGTTACAATGGATGGTTGACAAGGAGTTAGTCGGAAATTGGGACGATCCAAGATTTCCAACTGTCAGAGGTGTTAGAAGAAGAGGTATGACCGTTGAAGGTTTAAGGAACTTCGTTTTATCTCAAGGCCCATCCAGAAATGTCATCAACTTAGAATGGAACTTGATATGGGCTTTCAACAAGAAAGTCATTGATCCAATCGCTCCAAGACACACTGCTATCGTCAACCCAGTTAAGATTCACTTAGAAGGCTCCGAAGCCCCACAAGAACCAAAGGTTGAAATGAAACCAAAACACAAGAAAAACCCTGCTGTGGGTGAGAAGAAGGTCATTTACTACAAGGACATCGTTGTCGACAAAGATGATGCCGACATCATCAATGTTGATGAAGAGGTAACTTTGATGGACTGGGGTAACGTCATTATTACTAAGAAGAATGATGATGGCTCTATGGTCGCCAAGTTGAATTTGGAGGGTGATTTCAAGAAGACTAAGCACAAGTTGACTTGGTTGGCTGACACTAAGGATGTCGTCCCTGTTGATTTGGTTGACTTTGACCATTTGATTACCAAGGATAGATTGGAAGAAGACGAAAGTTTCGAAGATTTCTTGACTCCTCAAACCGAATTTCACACAGATGCCATTGCTGACTTGAATGTTAAGGATATGAAGGTTGGTGATATCATCCAATTCGAAAGAAAGGGTTACTACAGATTGGACGCTTTACCAAAGGACGGTAAGCCAtatgtcttcttcaccatCCCAGATGGTAAATCTGTCAACAAGTACGGTGCAAAGAAATAA